A segment of the Bacteroidota bacterium genome:
ATAAAGACTCGTTACTTACTGCAACATTTTGAACCTATCTTATTTGCCTTCCTTATTAGCTTCGCTGAAACCGTTTTATTGTTTTTAGTTCCTGGTTTAACTATTATCCCTTTTATCTTATAACCACCATATTTCAATATCTCCTTTACCGATTGCACAGCCCCTCTGCTTTCCCGAAATATGTAGTTAAATGGATATGGTGTTGTACATGCTGTTACTATTACGGCACTTTTACCTTTCTGCCTTGGAGAAGGAAGGCCTCTCCCGGTTTCTCCCATGAAAACCGGTACGTTTCTTTCAAAAAGCATTTTTAACTGAGCACTCATATTTCCCCAGTATGTTGGCGTGCCTATAATTAAATTATCGGCTTCCTTAATTTTTTGCCCAACCACTTGGGCATCATCGCTGGGTAATACACACGTATCTGTTTCTCTGCACTTCATGCAACCTATACAGGGCTTCATCGATAATTCATAGACATTGACCCATTCCGTTTGATCGTTGCTTCCCATTCCTTCTGTTACAAATGTTAATAAAGAAGCAATGGTTCCCGATTTCTTTGGACTTCCGTTTAATACTATTGTTTTCATAATATTCTATTTTTTTCATTTATTTAAAATAAGAATCTATCATTCTTTGAATTGCAACTTCAATCTGCTGCCAGCCCTCCTCTGTATTTATCTTAATCCCATTAAAAATATCAACCGTTCTCGACCTCAACACCAAATAATATATTCCGGCAACAAGTAATGCTATAATTGCATCTGAATCGTTATCAGATAAGCTCATTTTACTTTTCATGGTTTTACTTATTTCATAACCGATCTCTTCACGCTCTTTCGCAATCGCAAGTGTCAATTCGTTCTTCTCAACCATCTCCCATAACATTAATTCCTGAAGCTCCCTATTTTGGATTAAACCCCTCAGCTGTCCAATTAAGACTTTGCTAATCACGTTAGTTAGCTCATGTTTTTCTGTTCTCTCAATCTCACCCTGAAAAGTACCCGAAGTGCTTATATAAAAGTCTTTTTGCTTGATATATTCAAAAAGTAACCCTTCCATCCCATTGAAATACCGGTATATTAAAACTTTGTCAACACCAGCTTCCTTCGCAACCGAATTAATTCCTATCCCTTTAAATCCCTCTCTTAATATGATCGTCCCGACCGCATCGATCAGCTTCTGCTTCGATTCCTGCTTATTTCTTTGGTTAATGCCCATTTTTTTCGTTTTTAATAATTTTGTCACTATTCGGTGACAAAGGTATGTCACTTTATGGTGACAACCAAATGTTTTTATAAAATTTTGATAAAATTTCAGGAAAAAAATGGCTTATTATTATGTATCGCCTTTTATTCGCTGGATAGAAAAATTAAATAGTTGCGGTTCATCGAATCAGATTATTTTCAATGAACTCCCAGGATGGACATTCCTGGAAACAAAAAAATAACACGAAAATTGCTGAATTAATAGGATTTAGAGAATCATCCTAAAAACAAATACGCCAAAATCACTACTATCACAAGAGCCGGCAACATATTCAGAATTTTTATAACTTTTATCTCCAGGATATTGATTCCTAACCCTATCAGAAGTATGCCACCGGTGGCGGTAAGCTCATTAACAATGACCTCTGAAAAAAATGTCCCTATCGACGATGCAAACAGGGTCAGGCCTCCCTGATACATTAGCAACGGGATGGCTGAAAACATAACCCCAATTCCCAGAGCTGAAGCAAGGGCAATGGAGGAGATTCCGTCCATCAATGATTTTACAAGCAGGAGATGCGGATCATTATTGATTCCCTCTTCAATAGCTCCCAGGATGGTCATTGACCCCATGCAATAAAGCAGGAATGCGGTTACCATTCCTTCTGAAAAGCGGCCGGATCGTATACGCGTTTTACGCTTCATCCATTCACTGAAACGGTTGAAGTAACGGTCAATATCAATGAGTTCTCCCACAACTGCTCCCAAAACCAGGCTACCAATAAGTATCAGGAATTCCTGAGTTTTCAATGCCATCCACACCCCCAGAAACAAGGTAAACAAACCGATTGCCTGAAATACAATTTTAACAAAGCGCTCAGGTAAACGCGACCGGATCAGCATTCCAATAAGACTCCCTGCCACCACAGCCAACACATTTATTATAGTACCGGTCATAAGCTTTTTAATAAGTTTTCAAGATAATGATTCCGAATTCCGTATTGCTTTTTCAAAACATCTATCTCATTGAAAATGTTTTTGGTATCAACAGATTTTTCTGTCTTTACACCGGTAATCATAAGGTTTTTCGGGGTATGCTCGGTAGATACGAATTCGAAAACCTGTGATTCATATCCATAAGCCTGCATCAGCAAAGCCCGGATGTTATCGGTGAGCAACTCAGCTTGCCTCTCCAGAAGTATGCCATACCTGACAACCGGTATCCCGGATGCCTGGGTATTCATATCTTTCCTAACCTGCTTATGGCAGCAGGGTGCGCAAACTATCAGCGAGGCATTATTCCGGATACCCTGAAAGATGGCATCATCGGTGGCCGTGTCGCAGGCATGTAGCGCTATCAGAACATCCATCCTGCCGGGCTTATAATCCAGGATGCTTCCCTGCCTGAACTCCAATCCTGTAAAACCGGTCAAGCCGGCAATGCGATTACAGTCCTCCACTAATTCCCCCCTGGCTTCTACCCCGGTTAACTTTACTGCCAAATCCCTGCCATTCACCAAATGATCATATAGGGCAAAAGTCAGATAACCCTTACCAGACCCCATGTCGGTGATATGCAATACATTATCTTGTTCTTTGGTTATTTTGCTGATCAATCCGTCCAGTATCTCTATATATTTTTGAATCTGCCGGAACTTATCCCCTTTACCAGGAAGTACAGCTCCATCTTTCCCTGTTACTCCCAACTCCTGCAGATAAACATTTCCCCGGGTTTGTATAAATCGTTCCTTCTTCCTGTCGTGACTAAGATCCGGTAATCTGTCAAAAGATGGTGGTGCCTCCCTTGTCTGGATCGTTCCTTTCCGACTAAGCCTTAACTCAAGATCACGATCAAGCATGAAAACATGCATATTATAAAACAATGCCCCGAAAAAATGCTTCACTTGACTTAGCAACTCCTCCGGATTATAATTGAAGGTCTCATCCTTTGTTTTATAGCGGTAAAGAATTGAATAATATAACTTACCTTTGATAATTACCGGTCGGATAAACACATTCCGGAGTTCCTGTCCGGTATTTACCGGCTTGCTCAATGTAATCTTTGCCAGGATATTCTTCTCCACGGCTTCGCTTATGGCTTCATAAATCTTGCTGAAATCCACTTTTAGTTAGGTTTATGTAAAAGTAGAAAATAATCAGACATAAAGATCTCTAGCGTTGTCAATTTGTCAGCCACCACAGCCACTGGCATAGCGTTTGCTACTTTGCTGCAAACTTAAAATTGTCAGATTATGCAAAAGGGTAAGATAAACGTTCAAACCGAGAATATTTTTCCTATCATCAAGAAGTTCCTGTATTCAGACCATGAAATCTTTCTAAGGGAACTGATATCCAATGCTGTAGATGCAACCCAGAAACTAAAAACCCTTGCTTCTGTCGGAAAATTTCAGGGGGACCTGGGAGATTTGACCATCCATGTTGAGCTCGATAAAAGGAAGAAAACCCTTACGGTCAGAGACCGCGGTATTGGCATGAATGCCGAAGAGGTCGATAAATATATCAATGAGGTCGCTTTTTCCAGCGCTGAGGAATTTGTTAAGAAATTCAAAACCAAAACAGAAGCCGAACGAAATGCCATCATCGGCCATTTTGGGCTGGGATTCTATTCAACCTTCATGGTTGCTGAAAAAGTGGAGATCCTGACCAAAACTTACAAAAAAGGCGGGCAGACCAAAGCCGTGAAGTGGGAATGTGACGGCAGTCCGGAGTATACCATGACCGAGATCGACAAGGAAGACCGCGGGACCGAGATCATCGTCCATATCGACAAAGAATCGTCAGAATTCCTGGAAGATTACCGCATCCTGGAACTGCTTAAAAAATATTGCAAGTTCCTGCCTGTGCCTATACAATTCGGCACAGAAAAATCCTGGGAAAAAGTGGAAGGAGAAAAAGATAAAGATGGCAACGACAAGACCGTAGAAGTGGAAAAACCCAGGATCATCAACAATACTGATCCGCTTTGGAAGAAAAAACCCGCCGATTGCACCTACGAAGACTATAAAACGTTTTACCGGGAACTTTATCCTATGACATTTGAGGAGCCGCTGTTCCAAATTCACCTTAACGTTGATTATCCCTTTAATCTCACCGGTATCCTGTATTTCCCCAAAGTCAAAAAGAATATTGAACTACAGAAAAACAAGATCCAGTTATATTCCAACCAGGTATTTGTAACCGATTCCGTTGAAGGCATCGTACCCGAATTCCTGACCTTGTTGCACGGGGTGATCGACTCTCCCGATATCCCGTTGAATGTGTCGCGTTCCTATCTGCAAAGCGATGCCAGTGTGAAAAAGATTTCCGGGTATATCACGCGGAAGGTAGCCGATAAGCTGGAAGAACTTTTTAAGAAAGACCGCAAAGGATTTGAGGAAAAGTGGGACGACATCCGTGTTTTCATAGAATATGGCATGATCACGGAAGAGAAATTCTATGAAAGAGCTGAAAAATTCAGTCTTTTCAAGAATATCGACAGCAAGTATTTCACTTTCGATGAATACCGAACCCATATCAAGAAGAACCAGACCGATAAGAACAAACAAATTGTTTACCTTTACACCAGCGATCCGGAAGATCAGCACAGTTTCATTGAAGCGGCCCGGGAGCGTGGATACGACATCCTCCTTATGGATGGCGTACTTGACAACCACTTCATCAACGCTCTTGAGCATCATTTCAAGGAAAGTTCATTCCGCCGGGTGGATGCAGACACTGTTGACAAGCTCATTGAAAAAGAAGATGCTACCCCCTCCAAGCTCAGCGACGACGAAAAAGATAAGCTCAAGGCAGTGATTGAACGCAGCGTTGACAAAGAGAAGTTCCATGTGGTATTTGAAAACCTCAGCGAAAGTGATGTTCCGATGATGATCACACGTCCGGAATTCATGCGCCGCATGAAAGACATGGCCCAGATGGGTGGGGATGCTTTTGGGATGGGCGCTATGCCCGACAGCTACAACCTCGTTGTTAATGCAAACAACCCGCTGATGGGAAGGATCATGGAAGAAAATAATGAGGACACCCAGAACAACCTCGTAAAACAGGTATACGACCTTGCCCTATTATCGCAGAACCTGCTCAAGGGTAAGTCGCTCACCGAATTCGTGAAACGAAGCATTGAATTGATTAAATAACTTAAAAACAAAAGAACATGAGATCAGCCATTATTGCCATTGCCGCCCTTATTGGTTTTGTTGTTATTGTAGGCGGAATATTCCTCCTTTTTGCCATAGGGCAGCATAATAAGATGGTTTCTATGGACGAAGGCATCAACGAAGCCTGGTCGCAGGTAGAAAATGTTTACCAGCGCAGGGCCGATCTGATACCCAACCTTGTAAATACAGTAAAGGGCTATGCCGACTTTGAACAACAGACACTTACCGACGTGATCGAAGCCAGGGCCAAAGCCACTTCCGTACAAATCGACCCTACAAACATGGATGCAGCCCAACTTGCACAATTTCAGCAGGCCCAGGATGGGCTTTCCTCCGCACTGGGCCGCCTCATGGTTGTTGTGGAACGTTACCCCGACCTGAAAGCCAACCAGAGTTTTCTCGACCTTCAGTCTCAGCTTGAAGGCACAGAAAACCGCATTGCCAACGAAAGAAGGAAATTCAATGAGGCTACCAAAACCTATAACGCCTACATCCGCAGAATACCTCAAAACCTGGTGGCAGGATGGTATGGCTTTGAGCAAAAACCGTATTTCGAAGCCCAGGAGGGTGCTGAAAAAGCCCCGGAAGTTAAGTTTTAATAATCACAACAGCCTTCTGTGAAGGCTTTAGATAGTTATCATGGGGAAAACTGCAAAAAGCTTTTTTACCGCGGAACAACAGGATGAAATAAAACAGGCTATTCTTAATGCGGAACTGGATACCTCCGGTGAGATCAGAGTCCATATTGAAAATATCTGTGAAGGTGACGTGCTCGACCGTGCTGCCTATATTTTTAAAAAGCTCAACATCCAGAAAACAGAACTGAGAAACGGCGTTCTTTTTTACCTTGCCCTCAAAAACAGAAAATTCGCTGTACTGGGCGATTCAGGAATCAATAAAGTCGTTCCGGAAGATTATTGGGATACTCTGAAAGCCAAAATGCTGAACCACTTCCGGGAAGATAATTTTACTGCCGGCCTTGTGGAAGGGATTTCCTGCGTTGGAAAATACCTTAAGAAGTTCTTCCCCTTCCATTCCAGTGATGTTAATGAGCTTACAGACGACATTTCTTTCGGTGAAAAATAGATCATTTCTAGTATGAAACAAACAATTATATCCTTTAGGTATGTTTGGATAATCATTGCCCTGGTTTTTTCCCAGGAAATAGCTATTGCCCAGGATATCCCTCCCCGGCCTGATCCTCCAAGACTGGTGAATGACTTCACCGGCACACTCAGCAGCACAGAAGTCAATGCACTTGAATACAAATTGGTTGCCTTTAATGATACTACATCAAACCAGATCGCTGTAGTGCTCGTGAATTCTCTCAACGGTATGGATAAGGCAGAGTTTGCCGATCGCATCGGCGAATCCTGGAAAGTGGGACAAAAAGCCTTCGACAATGGTATTGTTGTGTTGGTGAAACCTAAAAAGGGAAATGAAAATGGAGAAGTATGGATTGCTATCGGTTACGGACTGGAGGGAGCCATCCCCGATGCTACTGTTAACCGCATCATCGACATAGAAATGATCCCCAGATTCCGTGAAAACGATTACTACGGAGCCCTGGATCAGGGGACGAATGTGCTTATGGGATTGGCTGCCGGTGAATTCAGCTCCGATGAATATGCTTCACAAAGCCTTGAATCTCCTTTACTGGGCATTATACCTCTACTACTTTTCATCTTTGTAATCTTTCTCATTTTCAGGATACGCAACCGTTCCCATTCTGTGGGAAAAGACATGCCATTTTGGACAGCCTTGCTCCTGGGTAGCATGCTTAGCGGTAAAAATTCTCACAGCGGTAACTGGGGATCCTTCCGCTCAGGGGGAGGTGGCTTCGGTGGTGGCGGTGGCGGTGGCTTCGGTGGCTTCGGCGGTGGAAGCTTCGGTGGTGGGGGCGCAGGCGGAAGCTGGTAAATATTATTTAGACTATCTTTAAATCCTTTCCTAATTAAGCATTTCAATACTTCAATTGTTGAAATGATTTTATTTATTCTTATTTTTACCCTGCTAACATGATATAGCTTGGTAAAATGAAACAAAAGAATGACAACCCCTCCAAAGGGTCCAGAAGGAAATTCCTGAAATCCGGGTTTATGCTTGGTGCCGGCGCCGTAGCCGGGTCGGGACTGCTGGCTGCCTGCTCCGGTAACGATCAGGAAACCGGAGAGAAAGTTAAAGTGTTGACAACCGATGGTAAACTCGTCGAGGTTGATTCATCCGGACTGAAGGATACAGCCTTCGCCTCCCAGGAAAGCATTGCCTCCTTGGAAGGCGATCCGGATAAGCAAGCCCTCCTGGATGAATACCAGGAAAGAGGACGCGAAGGCCTGGTTGGGCACCACTGGGTGATGGTCATCGACCTCTCCAGATGCAAGAACGCCCGCAAATGTATCGCTGCCTGCCAGTCTGCCCACGAACTGCGCCCCGAACAATATCATATCAATGTGCTGCAAATGCAGGACACCAAGGACACCGCCCCCTACTACATGCCCAAACCCTGCTACCACTGCGACAACCCTCCCTGTACCAAGGTCTGCCCGGTTAACGCCACCTTTAAACGGAAAGACGGTATCGTGCTCATCGAT
Coding sequences within it:
- a CDS encoding 4Fe-4S dicluster domain-containing protein gives rise to the protein MKQKNDNPSKGSRRKFLKSGFMLGAGAVAGSGLLAACSGNDQETGEKVKVLTTDGKLVEVDSSGLKDTAFASQESIASLEGDPDKQALLDEYQERGREGLVGHHWVMVIDLSRCKNARKCIAACQSAHELRPEQYHINVLQMQDTKDTAPYYMPKPCYHCDNPPCTKVCPVNATFKRKDGIVLIDNIRCIGCRFCIAACPYSARMFQWFEPELSEEEKERVYDVELNVPQKKGTITKCLFSADRLRKGQLPYCVSACPNGVYYFGDKLEDAVTNGTTGETVRFSDLIRDNAGYTYFEELGTQPQVYYLPPKNRRFPYKKEGIYLEENDSITES
- a CDS encoding LemA family protein, translating into MRSAIIAIAALIGFVVIVGGIFLLFAIGQHNKMVSMDEGINEAWSQVENVYQRRADLIPNLVNTVKGYADFEQQTLTDVIEARAKATSVQIDPTNMDAAQLAQFQQAQDGLSSALGRLMVVVERYPDLKANQSFLDLQSQLEGTENRIANERRKFNEATKTYNAYIRRIPQNLVAGWYGFEQKPYFEAQEGAEKAPEVKF
- a CDS encoding TetR family transcriptional regulator, producing the protein MGINQRNKQESKQKLIDAVGTIILREGFKGIGINSVAKEAGVDKVLIYRYFNGMEGLLFEYIKQKDFYISTSGTFQGEIERTEKHELTNVISKVLIGQLRGLIQNRELQELMLWEMVEKNELTLAIAKEREEIGYEISKTMKSKMSLSDNDSDAIIALLVAGIYYLVLRSRTVDIFNGIKINTEEGWQQIEVAIQRMIDSYFK
- a CDS encoding flavodoxin family protein; translation: MKTIVLNGSPKKSGTIASLLTFVTEGMGSNDQTEWVNVYELSMKPCIGCMKCRETDTCVLPSDDAQVVGQKIKEADNLIIGTPTYWGNMSAQLKMLFERNVPVFMGETGRGLPSPRQKGKSAVIVTACTTPYPFNYIFRESRGAVQSVKEILKYGGYKIKGIIVKPGTKNNKTVSAKLIRKANKIGSKCCSK
- the htpG gene encoding molecular chaperone HtpG — translated: MQKGKINVQTENIFPIIKKFLYSDHEIFLRELISNAVDATQKLKTLASVGKFQGDLGDLTIHVELDKRKKTLTVRDRGIGMNAEEVDKYINEVAFSSAEEFVKKFKTKTEAERNAIIGHFGLGFYSTFMVAEKVEILTKTYKKGGQTKAVKWECDGSPEYTMTEIDKEDRGTEIIVHIDKESSEFLEDYRILELLKKYCKFLPVPIQFGTEKSWEKVEGEKDKDGNDKTVEVEKPRIINNTDPLWKKKPADCTYEDYKTFYRELYPMTFEEPLFQIHLNVDYPFNLTGILYFPKVKKNIELQKNKIQLYSNQVFVTDSVEGIVPEFLTLLHGVIDSPDIPLNVSRSYLQSDASVKKISGYITRKVADKLEELFKKDRKGFEEKWDDIRVFIEYGMITEEKFYERAEKFSLFKNIDSKYFTFDEYRTHIKKNQTDKNKQIVYLYTSDPEDQHSFIEAARERGYDILLMDGVLDNHFINALEHHFKESSFRRVDADTVDKLIEKEDATPSKLSDDEKDKLKAVIERSVDKEKFHVVFENLSESDVPMMITRPEFMRRMKDMAQMGGDAFGMGAMPDSYNLVVNANNPLMGRIMEENNEDTQNNLVKQVYDLALLSQNLLKGKSLTEFVKRSIELIK
- a CDS encoding TPM domain-containing protein, coding for MGKTAKSFFTAEQQDEIKQAILNAELDTSGEIRVHIENICEGDVLDRAAYIFKKLNIQKTELRNGVLFYLALKNRKFAVLGDSGINKVVPEDYWDTLKAKMLNHFREDNFTAGLVEGISCVGKYLKKFFPFHSSDVNELTDDISFGEK
- a CDS encoding DUF554 domain-containing protein, yielding MTGTIINVLAVVAGSLIGMLIRSRLPERFVKIVFQAIGLFTLFLGVWMALKTQEFLILIGSLVLGAVVGELIDIDRYFNRFSEWMKRKTRIRSGRFSEGMVTAFLLYCMGSMTILGAIEEGINNDPHLLLVKSLMDGISSIALASALGIGVMFSAIPLLMYQGGLTLFASSIGTFFSEVIVNELTATGGILLIGLGINILEIKVIKILNMLPALVIVVILAYLFLG
- a CDS encoding TPM domain-containing protein, encoding MKQTIISFRYVWIIIALVFSQEIAIAQDIPPRPDPPRLVNDFTGTLSSTEVNALEYKLVAFNDTTSNQIAVVLVNSLNGMDKAEFADRIGESWKVGQKAFDNGIVVLVKPKKGNENGEVWIAIGYGLEGAIPDATVNRIIDIEMIPRFRENDYYGALDQGTNVLMGLAAGEFSSDEYASQSLESPLLGIIPLLLFIFVIFLIFRIRNRSHSVGKDMPFWTALLLGSMLSGKNSHSGNWGSFRSGGGGFGGGGGGGFGGFGGGSFGGGGAGGSW
- a CDS encoding SAM-dependent methyltransferase, giving the protein MDFSKIYEAISEAVEKNILAKITLSKPVNTGQELRNVFIRPVIIKGKLYYSILYRYKTKDETFNYNPEELLSQVKHFFGALFYNMHVFMLDRDLELRLSRKGTIQTREAPPSFDRLPDLSHDRKKERFIQTRGNVYLQELGVTGKDGAVLPGKGDKFRQIQKYIEILDGLISKITKEQDNVLHITDMGSGKGYLTFALYDHLVNGRDLAVKLTGVEARGELVEDCNRIAGLTGFTGLEFRQGSILDYKPGRMDVLIALHACDTATDDAIFQGIRNNASLIVCAPCCHKQVRKDMNTQASGIPVVRYGILLERQAELLTDNIRALLMQAYGYESQVFEFVSTEHTPKNLMITGVKTEKSVDTKNIFNEIDVLKKQYGIRNHYLENLLKSL